Genomic segment of Nostoc sp. TCL240-02:
TGCATCCGAGAGAAGTTTTGTGGCGGCGCTTCTTCGGTGCGGTAGAGTTTAGCGAGGCGATTCCAGTCATGACGAAATAAAAAAATCATGACTATCGTGGAAAATGTTAAAAAAACGATGTATATCCACTGAGGGGTATGTGACATTGGTTTTTAAACCATTGATGATTGAAGCTTCAACTGTAAGCGATGTCTAACGACAAGTCTCTTTGCGCCTACGCATTCATCAATCAACTACATACCCTTGAATTTTTGCAAACTATGGGAGCATCCAAATTAAAAATTGCTTAATAAAATTTTATTCACTCAAAAAACTGGCTTTAAATTAAGGCCAGTTTTTTGATTTTATTGCAAACTTCTATCGGACTTTACGGCCGAGTATTAACGGAACACACTTGAGAAGATATTATTAAGCTTTCTCATTCAAATGTCAAGATTTGACTAAATAGGTGGGTGGAAAAATCCACAAGTACGTAATTGCGAGTGAAACCTACTCCTGCAAAGAAGCAAGCTACTTGCAGCATCTCTTATGAGAAGCAATCACAAAGATTTCAGTTATATTACATTTTGTTGCATAGTTAGGTTTATTCATGCTTACCTACTTACGTCAGCAAAGCTTGCCATTAGATATCACCACTTCCCTTAAATTCTCAGGCTGCGCTTCTAAGCTCTTGTCACCAAAATGCTGATTCATCAGCGCCGGAATTTGTGCCGCTTGAATTCGACTATGGCGTGTTTTATCTGGCATTACTAAGTTCGGTCCAGCTTTACAATTTTTCATGCAACCAGTGCCCTTGATTGTAACTTGGTCTTCTAAACCGCGATCGCTTAAAGCTGCCTCCAACGCCTGACAAACTGCTTTACCACCGCGTTTCATACAATCAGACTTTTGACACACCAAAATTGTGGCTTTAGCTTTAGCTGGCTTTACCTTGACATTATCAATAGATGGGGGTTCTTGTACTGGTGCGATCGTTTCAACTCTCCCCATGTCAGAACGCGCCGCCATTACCCGTTCAGCTTTCAGAGTGACAGTACCATCCTTCAAATCATGCTTTTTGTAACCAACAACTTGCAGCCAAGTCCCTGGTGGTAAGCGCAAGTCAAAAGCAGCCCGTAAATGTTTAGCTAATTTAATGTAAGACTCACCTTCATGAGTCCCCAGCATTAAGCCTTTAAGCTTATAGCCATCTTTAATAACAAAATTTATAAATCTACCCTCAAGACAAAATTCTGATACTTCCATAGTGTGAGATGC
This window contains:
- a CDS encoding (2Fe-2S) ferredoxin domain-containing protein; the encoded protein is MGASHTMEVSEFCLEGRFINFVIKDGYKLKGLMLGTHEGESYIKLAKHLRAAFDLRLPPGTWLQVVGYKKHDLKDGTVTLKAERVMAARSDMGRVETIAPVQEPPSIDNVKVKPAKAKATILVCQKSDCMKRGGKAVCQALEAALSDRGLEDQVTIKGTGCMKNCKAGPNLVMPDKTRHSRIQAAQIPALMNQHFGDKSLEAQPENLREVVISNGKLC